From a region of the Gemmatimonadaceae bacterium genome:
- a CDS encoding sigma-70 family RNA polymerase sigma factor — translation MEPEAQPRALAPGPAETLLLVAGARRGDESATRRLYDTHVDTVFRLAHRMTNDIALAEDLTQEVFIRAFNKLELFRGEAAFGTWLYGLAVRVILNGLRAARRVSKREWQAALESEQLQESLFGQEQAHLRSRLRAAFNKLPSDLRVAVLLYDVEGKSHEEVAAILGIGTGAARMRLSRGRAQLRNLLKDVFEEWKNG, via the coding sequence GTGGAACCTGAAGCGCAGCCTCGCGCGCTAGCTCCCGGCCCAGCCGAAACACTCCTCCTGGTGGCAGGTGCGCGACGAGGAGACGAGTCGGCGACGCGCCGGCTTTACGACACGCACGTCGACACAGTGTTTCGACTTGCACACCGGATGACTAACGACATAGCGCTCGCGGAGGATTTGACCCAGGAGGTTTTTATTCGTGCTTTCAACAAATTGGAACTGTTCCGCGGCGAAGCTGCCTTTGGAACTTGGCTTTATGGACTTGCGGTTCGCGTGATCTTGAACGGCCTGAGGGCGGCGCGACGGGTATCGAAGCGCGAATGGCAAGCGGCGCTCGAATCAGAACAACTGCAGGAATCATTGTTCGGACAGGAACAGGCTCATCTCCGTAGTCGGCTTCGAGCTGCGTTCAATAAATTGCCCTCTGATCTTCGCGTTGCCGTCCTGCTTTATGATGTCGAAGGAAAATCGCACGAGGAGGTTGCCGCCATCCTGGGCATTGGCACCGGCGCCGCGCGGATGCGATTGTCCCGCGGACGTGCCCAGCTTAGGAACTTGTTGAAGGACGTATTTGAGGAATGGAAGAATGGATGA
- the solA gene encoding N-methyl-L-tryptophan oxidase has product MIDLPHPSPQRTTRRKSGLIYDVIVVGLGAVGSAALYTLAEQGWGVAGVDSQDPPHSLGSSHGKSRIFREAYYEHPNYVPLLRQAFRKWNNLNALAIPKLFRRTGGLMIGPAESDLVAGSASSASQHQIPVERLSSDAIHEHFPAFMPPPEMVGIYEDRAGVLMPELCIRTYLDFAKDLGAHTYSGAAVIDLRLETDPLVVETVRGDITARRVILAAGAWMSKILRSTGVTLPLSVERQTMHWFSSLEPSDIVKPHRFPVSLIEHEPGRIFYVLPDLGDGVKAAIHHEGAIVDPDQIDRTVSDLDRTRIRDLVRRFLPGVDGEISESVVCMYTDTPDNHFILDTLPGNPNVIVASACSGHGFKLSNVVGEIAANLATGGRIDFDISLFSASRFRSS; this is encoded by the coding sequence ATGATCGACCTTCCCCACCCTTCGCCTCAGCGCACTACGCGTCGAAAGTCAGGCCTTATCTACGATGTAATCGTCGTCGGGTTGGGCGCTGTCGGCAGCGCTGCGTTATACACGCTGGCGGAGCAGGGGTGGGGAGTTGCAGGCGTAGATTCGCAAGATCCGCCACACAGTCTCGGATCGAGTCATGGGAAATCTCGAATCTTCCGTGAGGCCTACTATGAACATCCCAACTATGTGCCATTACTACGTCAGGCATTTAGGAAATGGAACAACCTGAATGCACTCGCCATCCCAAAGTTGTTCCGCCGAACCGGTGGACTGATGATCGGACCTGCTGAATCAGACCTGGTTGCGGGTTCGGCATCTAGCGCTTCTCAGCACCAGATTCCGGTCGAGCGCCTGAGTTCAGACGCCATACATGAGCACTTCCCAGCGTTCATGCCCCCACCGGAAATGGTTGGTATCTATGAGGACCGGGCAGGCGTTCTGATGCCCGAGCTATGTATTCGAACTTACCTCGATTTTGCCAAAGATCTTGGAGCACACACTTACAGTGGAGCGGCAGTAATTGATCTGCGCCTAGAAACGGACCCTTTGGTCGTGGAGACAGTACGAGGCGATATTACCGCGCGGCGCGTCATTCTCGCCGCCGGCGCTTGGATGAGTAAGATATTACGGTCGACCGGAGTAACGTTACCGCTCTCCGTTGAACGCCAAACTATGCACTGGTTTTCCAGTCTCGAACCATCTGACATCGTCAAACCTCACCGCTTCCCAGTTTCCCTTATTGAGCACGAACCTGGTCGTATTTTCTACGTGCTCCCAGATCTCGGCGACGGTGTGAAGGCCGCGATTCACCATGAAGGAGCGATTGTGGATCCGGACCAGATCGACCGCACCGTATCAGATCTAGATCGTACCCGCATCCGTGACTTGGTGAGGCGGTTTCTTCCAGGAGTCGACGGCGAGATTTCTGAATCGGTCGTTTGTATGTACACCGATACGCCGGACAACCACTTCATTCTGGACACGCTTCCTGGAAACCCGAACGTGATCGTAGCGAGCGCCTGCTCCGGGCATGGGTTCAAGCTTTCTAATGTGGTCGGTGAGATTGCCGCGAACCTGGCGACCGGGGGTCGAATCGATTTTGACATATCACTCTTTTCGGCCAGCAGGTTTCGATCTTCGTAG
- a CDS encoding M20/M25/M40 family metallo-hydrolase has protein sequence MRVPIPIQATFIMRRASCIIQFVLATVVIAPIVVVGQEVAPSADSVVRIARNFHRANQAQITRELISFLSLPNVASDTTGIRRNAAALVTLFRRRGFSTELLPSDSGNPPALYAERPGKTGSRTLVLYAHYDGQPAAEATWLAPPWVPVLRTAAVEFGGQPISIADIVGPLPSDARVYARSASDDKAPIIAILAAIDALDAAKIPLGVNLKMFLEGEEEAGSEHLRGILRRNAERLRSDLWIICDGPVHQSGAPQLVFGARGVLDVELSVFGPIRALHSGHYGNWAPNPAAYLADLLSSMRAPNGDILIDGFKEATRPPTAAELEAVSRMPDYDSRLRQELLLAASESKNARLDARLLQPALNIRGFVSGGVAASAANAIPSVAKASIDFRLVPNLDPPRVRALVESHFKKKGFFIVIGRDPTSAERRAHFPIIRADWSDGYPALRTPLTLPASKALVQAVTEARGVAPVLAPTMGASLPLYIIAEEARAPIIALPIVNHDNNQHGPNENVRLQSLWDGVETFAVVLVRLSEVWAAR, from the coding sequence GTGCGTGTACCCATTCCAATTCAGGCAACATTCATAATGCGCCGTGCGTCGTGCATAATCCAATTCGTCCTCGCGACGGTCGTCATCGCTCCAATTGTTGTTGTAGGTCAAGAAGTCGCGCCCTCCGCAGACAGCGTAGTCAGAATCGCCCGCAATTTTCATCGAGCCAATCAGGCGCAAATCACTCGCGAACTCATTTCCTTTTTGAGTCTTCCGAACGTTGCATCGGACACCACCGGGATCAGAAGAAACGCCGCAGCTCTGGTGACACTGTTCAGGAGGAGAGGGTTCAGTACGGAGCTGCTTCCGTCAGATAGCGGAAATCCGCCAGCCCTTTACGCGGAACGGCCTGGAAAAACCGGTAGCCGTACTCTTGTTCTGTATGCGCACTATGATGGACAGCCAGCTGCTGAGGCGACGTGGTTGGCACCGCCGTGGGTTCCGGTGCTCCGGACTGCAGCGGTTGAATTCGGCGGCCAGCCCATTTCAATAGCTGATATAGTCGGGCCCCTGCCTTCCGATGCGCGCGTTTATGCGCGCTCTGCTAGCGACGACAAAGCGCCTATTATTGCGATCCTTGCGGCGATTGACGCGCTGGATGCTGCCAAAATTCCGCTCGGCGTAAATCTCAAAATGTTTTTGGAGGGAGAGGAGGAAGCAGGTTCGGAGCATTTGCGCGGCATTCTTAGACGGAATGCCGAGCGGTTACGAAGCGATCTATGGATCATCTGCGACGGCCCGGTTCATCAAAGTGGGGCCCCGCAGTTGGTGTTTGGTGCGCGCGGCGTTCTGGACGTAGAGCTAAGTGTGTTCGGCCCGATACGAGCATTGCATAGCGGGCACTACGGTAACTGGGCGCCAAATCCCGCGGCATACTTGGCTGATTTACTGAGCTCTATGCGCGCGCCGAACGGAGACATCCTTATAGACGGTTTCAAGGAAGCGACGCGACCACCCACCGCTGCGGAACTCGAAGCGGTCAGCAGAATGCCCGATTACGATAGCCGGCTTCGTCAGGAATTGTTGTTAGCAGCAAGCGAATCAAAGAACGCTAGGCTGGATGCGCGCCTACTGCAGCCTGCGCTCAACATTCGCGGATTCGTTTCCGGTGGAGTTGCCGCAAGTGCCGCGAATGCTATCCCATCTGTGGCGAAAGCATCAATCGATTTTCGACTCGTTCCAAATCTCGACCCGCCACGCGTTCGAGCGTTAGTTGAAAGCCATTTCAAAAAGAAAGGGTTCTTCATCGTCATTGGCCGCGATCCGACTAGTGCAGAACGCCGCGCGCATTTTCCAATCATCCGTGCCGATTGGAGTGATGGTTATCCCGCACTTCGAACGCCTCTGACGCTTCCTGCATCGAAGGCACTCGTCCAAGCTGTGACGGAGGCCCGTGGCGTGGCGCCTGTCTTGGCTCCAACGATGGGTGCTAGCCTCCCGCTCTACATAATTGCTGAGGAAGCGCGTGCGCCCATTATCGCGCTGCCCATCGTCAATCACGACAACAACCAGCATGGGCCAAACGAAAACGTTCGACTGCAGAGCCTTTGGGATGGTGTTGAGACGTTCGCCGTAGTGCTGGTCCGGCTGAGCGAGGTCTGGGCTGCTCGATGA